One Orrella dioscoreae genomic window carries:
- a CDS encoding IMPACT family protein, which produces MTDRITLAAPHALQEDIRKSRFLVWAAPIESVEEAMAFFAQHGDPGATHNCWAYRLGQQYRYNDDGEPTGTAGKPILLAIDGQGLDGVAVLVVRWFGGIKLGAGGLMRAYGGCAAQCLRAAPKITQVALARARCHCDYADLARFKARMAQAGARIDQEDFTAEGAWLTLAVPLDGLAAAEALATDLTRGKGGWEVL; this is translated from the coding sequence ATGACCGACAGAATCACCCTGGCAGCCCCCCACGCGCTGCAGGAAGACATCCGCAAGAGCCGGTTCCTGGTCTGGGCCGCGCCCATCGAGAGCGTGGAGGAGGCCATGGCCTTCTTCGCGCAGCATGGCGACCCCGGCGCCACCCACAACTGCTGGGCCTACCGCCTGGGGCAGCAATACCGCTACAACGACGATGGCGAGCCCACGGGCACGGCCGGCAAGCCCATCCTGCTTGCCATCGATGGCCAGGGCCTGGACGGCGTGGCGGTGCTGGTGGTGCGCTGGTTCGGCGGCATCAAGCTGGGCGCGGGCGGCCTGATGCGCGCCTATGGCGGCTGCGCGGCGCAATGCCTGCGCGCCGCGCCGAAGATCACGCAGGTGGCGCTGGCGCGCGCCCGCTGCCATTGTGATTACGCCGACCTGGCCCGTTTCAAGGCCCGCATGGCGCAGGCCGGTGCCAGGATCGACCAGGAGGACTTCACCGCCGAGGGCGCGTGGCTGACGCTGGCCGTGCCGCTGGATGGCCTGGCCGCCGCCGAGGCGCTGGCGACGGACCTGACGCGGGGGAAGGGCGGCTGGGAGGTGTTGTAG
- a CDS encoding ABC transporter ATP-binding protein codes for MLRLENLGRRHGDHVVFEGLTHTFGPGCVALCEEESTGKTSLLEIIAGVLKPDAGDVWIDGHSLRQAPQQALDRLAYVPDNCLVAPTQTGRDMLVQAAAAKQVALDDAVLGLADALGLAPHLDKRFEQMSTGTRRKVFLTAAVLGDPAVVVADGPSNGLDAQGRSVLAEVFRRWGQDRVVLFASHDPDLVRACGAKAVEVGSLR; via the coding sequence ATGCTGCGGCTGGAAAACCTGGGCAGGCGCCATGGCGACCATGTCGTCTTCGAAGGGCTGACGCACACGTTCGGCCCCGGCTGCGTGGCGCTGTGCGAGGAAGAAAGCACAGGCAAAACCAGCCTGCTGGAGATCATCGCGGGTGTCCTCAAACCGGACGCCGGCGACGTATGGATCGATGGACACTCCCTGCGCCAGGCGCCGCAACAGGCGCTGGATCGCCTGGCCTACGTGCCCGACAACTGCCTGGTGGCGCCCACGCAGACGGGACGTGACATGCTGGTCCAGGCCGCTGCCGCGAAGCAGGTCGCCCTGGATGATGCCGTGCTGGGGCTGGCGGACGCGCTGGGCCTGGCGCCGCACCTGGACAAGCGTTTCGAGCAGATGTCCACGGGCACGCGCCGCAAGGTCTTCCTGACGGCCGCCGTACTGGGCGATCCGGCCGTGGTCGTCGCGGACGGCCCCAGCAATGGCCTGGATGCGCAGGGGCGCAGCGTGCTGGCCGAGGTCTTCAGGCGGTGGGGGCAGGACCGGGTCGTGCTGTTCGCCAGCCATGACCCCGACCTGGTGCGGGCCTGCGGGGCGAAGGCGGTCGAGGTGGGATCGCTGCGATAG
- a CDS encoding NCS2 family permease has protein sequence MFEKLFKLRDHNTTPRTEAVAGLTTFLTMSYIIFVNPDILSSTGMDRDAVFVATCLAAALGSLIMALLANWPIGMAPGMGLNAFFAFTVVGTMGYSWQQALGAVFISGVIFLILTVTQVRTWLIQGIPKSLRSAIAAGIGLFLAIIALSNAGIVVDHPATKVTLGDLREPGPLFAILGFFIIAALDALRVRGAILIGILAVTALSMLLGFNTFKGVFAPPPSIMPTFMQLDIMGVLQTGFLHVILVFVLVEVFDATGTLIGVARRAGLVRDGEAQRLGRPLMADSTAIVAGSMLGTSSTTAFVESASGVQAGGRTGMTALVVAGLFLAALFISPLAGSVPAYATAPALLYVAGLMMRELIDIDWHDVTEATPAALTALVMPFTYSIANGLAFGFISYVVLKAATGKAREVHPAMWLVAALFVIRYAFFPE, from the coding sequence ATGTTCGAGAAGCTGTTCAAACTGCGCGATCACAACACGACGCCGCGCACCGAGGCCGTCGCCGGGCTGACGACCTTCCTCACGATGTCCTACATCATCTTCGTCAACCCGGACATCCTGTCGAGCACGGGCATGGACCGCGACGCGGTGTTCGTCGCCACCTGCCTGGCCGCGGCGCTGGGTTCGCTGATCATGGCGCTGCTGGCCAACTGGCCCATCGGCATGGCGCCGGGCATGGGACTGAACGCCTTCTTCGCCTTCACGGTGGTCGGCACCATGGGCTATTCCTGGCAACAGGCGCTGGGGGCCGTGTTCATCTCGGGCGTCATCTTCCTGATCCTGACCGTCACGCAGGTGCGCACGTGGCTGATCCAGGGCATCCCGAAATCGCTGCGCAGCGCCATTGCCGCGGGCATCGGGCTGTTCCTGGCCATCATCGCGCTCAGCAACGCCGGCATCGTGGTGGACCACCCCGCCACCAAGGTCACGCTGGGCGACCTGCGCGAACCGGGTCCGTTGTTCGCCATCCTGGGCTTCTTCATCATTGCCGCGCTGGACGCCCTGCGCGTGCGCGGCGCCATCCTGATCGGCATCCTGGCAGTCACGGCGCTGTCCATGCTGCTGGGCTTCAACACCTTCAAGGGGGTGTTCGCGCCGCCGCCCAGCATCATGCCCACCTTCATGCAGCTGGACATCATGGGCGTGCTGCAGACGGGTTTCCTGCACGTGATCCTGGTGTTCGTGCTGGTGGAAGTGTTCGACGCCACGGGCACGCTGATTGGCGTGGCGCGCCGCGCGGGCCTGGTTCGTGACGGCGAGGCCCAGCGCCTGGGCCGCCCGCTGATGGCCGACAGCACCGCCATCGTCGCGGGCTCGATGCTGGGCACCAGCAGCACCACCGCCTTCGTGGAAAGCGCTTCGGGCGTGCAGGCGGGCGGGCGTACCGGCATGACCGCCCTGGTGGTGGCCGGCCTCTTCCTGGCCGCCCTGTTCATCTCGCCGCTGGCGGGCTCGGTGCCGGCCTATGCCACGGCGCCCGCGCTGCTCTACGTGGCCGGCCTCATGATGCGCGAGCTGATCGACATCGACTGGCACGACGTGACGGAAGCCACGCCAGCCGCGCTGACCGCGCTGGTCATGCCCTTCACCTATTCGATCGCCAACGGCCTGGCTTTCGGCTTCATCAGCTACGTGGTGCTGAAGGCCGCGACCGGCAAGGCCAGGGAGGTGCATCCGGCGATGTGGCTGGTGGCCGCGCTGTTCGTGATCCGCTACGCCTTCTTCCCCGAATGA
- the tsaD gene encoding tRNA (adenosine(37)-N6)-threonylcarbamoyltransferase complex transferase subunit TsaD, with the protein MIILGFESSCDETGVAAVCTERGLLSHALHTQVAMHADFGGVVPELASRDHIRRVLPLAREVLAEAGLTLDDVGAVAYTAGPGLAGALLVGASFAQSLAWARGLPAIPIHHLEGHLLSPLLAQPAPAFPFIALLVSGGHTQLMRVDGVGRYELLGETLDDAAGEAFDKTAKLLGLGYPGGPALAALANHGDASRHSLPRPMLHSGNLDFSFSGLKTAVLTRLKTAREQGGDTPALAADLAAATQDAIVDVLVAKAAQALKRTGLKRIVVAGGVGANLKLRERLALALRPLKAEAFFPPLSLCTDNGAMIAFAAAQRVNAGLFDPKAPQATEHAFSVRPRWDLAEISA; encoded by the coding sequence ATGATTATTCTAGGTTTTGAAAGTTCTTGCGACGAAACCGGCGTGGCGGCGGTCTGTACCGAGCGCGGCCTGTTGTCGCACGCCCTCCACACCCAGGTCGCCATGCATGCCGATTTCGGCGGCGTGGTGCCGGAACTGGCCTCGCGCGACCACATCCGGCGGGTGTTGCCGCTGGCGCGCGAAGTGCTGGCCGAGGCCGGCCTGACGCTGGACGACGTCGGCGCCGTGGCCTATACGGCCGGGCCGGGCCTGGCTGGCGCGCTGCTGGTGGGGGCAAGCTTCGCCCAGTCGCTGGCCTGGGCCCGCGGGCTGCCGGCCATTCCCATCCATCACCTGGAGGGCCACCTGCTGTCGCCCCTGCTGGCGCAGCCCGCCCCGGCGTTTCCCTTCATCGCCTTGCTGGTCTCGGGCGGGCACACCCAGCTGATGCGGGTGGACGGGGTGGGGCGCTATGAACTGCTGGGCGAAACCCTGGACGACGCGGCGGGCGAAGCCTTCGACAAGACCGCCAAGCTGCTGGGCCTGGGCTATCCGGGCGGGCCCGCACTGGCCGCGCTGGCCAACCACGGCGACGCGTCGCGCCACAGCCTGCCCAGGCCCATGTTGCACAGCGGCAACCTCGATTTCAGCTTCAGCGGCCTGAAGACCGCAGTGTTGACGCGCCTGAAGACGGCGCGCGAGCAGGGCGGCGACACGCCGGCGCTGGCGGCCGACCTGGCCGCCGCCACGCAGGACGCCATCGTCGACGTGCTGGTGGCCAAGGCAGCCCAGGCGCTGAAACGCACGGGACTCAAGCGCATCGTGGTGGCGGGCGGGGTGGGCGCGAACCTGAAGCTGCGCGAGCGCCTGGCGCTGGCCTTGCGCCCGCTGAAGGCCGAGGCCTTCTTCCCGCCGCTGTCGCTGTGCACCGACAACGGCGCCATGATCGCGTTCGCGGCCGCGCAGCGGGTCAACGCCGGCTTGTTCGATCCCAAGGCACCGCAGGCGACCGAGCATGCGTTCTCGGTGCGGCCGCGCTGGGACCTGGCCGAGATATCCGCCTGA
- the plsY gene encoding glycerol-3-phosphate 1-O-acyltransferase PlsY, whose amino-acid sequence MTTTDTLPLLLLVLAAAYLVGSVPFAVVVSRLMGLQDPRSYGSGNPGATNVLRTGNKLAAALTLVGDAAKGWLAVWAVETWGPAHGLGSVALALTALAVFLGHLYPVFLRFKGGKGVATALGVLLAIQPWLALATALTWLVVAVCFRYSSLAALVAALFAPVYYLFGSGIVWYAARPVAAAIAVIGLLLIWRHRGNISRLMDGTEGRIGGKKKDPQG is encoded by the coding sequence ATGACCACCACCGATACCCTGCCCCTGCTTCTGCTGGTTCTCGCCGCCGCCTACCTGGTGGGGTCCGTCCCCTTCGCCGTGGTCGTCAGCCGCCTGATGGGGCTGCAGGATCCGCGCAGCTATGGCTCCGGCAACCCCGGCGCCACGAACGTGTTGCGCACGGGCAACAAGCTGGCAGCCGCCCTCACCCTGGTGGGCGACGCGGCAAAGGGCTGGCTGGCGGTCTGGGCGGTGGAAACCTGGGGGCCGGCCCACGGCCTGGGCTCGGTGGCGCTGGCGCTCACGGCACTGGCCGTCTTCCTGGGCCACCTGTATCCGGTGTTCCTGCGTTTCAAGGGCGGCAAGGGTGTCGCCACCGCGCTGGGCGTGCTGCTGGCCATCCAGCCCTGGCTGGCGCTGGCCACGGCACTGACCTGGCTGGTGGTGGCCGTGTGCTTCCGCTACTCCTCGCTGGCCGCACTGGTGGCCGCGCTGTTTGCACCGGTGTATTACCTGTTCGGCTCGGGCATCGTCTGGTACGCAGCGCGGCCCGTGGCGGCTGCCATCGCCGTCATCGGCCTGCTGCTGATCTGGCGCCACCGCGGGAATATCTCGCGCCTGATGGACGGAACGGAAGGACGTATCGGCGGAAAGAAGAAGGATCCGCAGGGCTGA
- the surE gene encoding 5'/3'-nucleotidase SurE, whose product MHILVSNDDGYTAPGLQALADALRDLGEITVVAPETNHSGASNSLTLNRPLAVRTAANGFIYVNGTPSDCVHVALTGILEHRPDLIVSGINNGANMGDDTLYSGTVAAATEGYLFGIPAIAFSQVNKGWQHIDAAAAVARRVVERQLASPLAAPILLNVNIPNLPIEDMGDIRVTRLGKRHPSEPVVRMTSPYGETVYWIGPVGNALDATPGTDFHATAEGAVSITPLRLDLTHHEQLAEVRGWAGPL is encoded by the coding sequence ATGCATATTCTGGTTTCCAACGACGACGGATACACCGCGCCTGGCCTGCAGGCCCTGGCGGACGCCCTGCGCGACCTGGGCGAGATCACGGTGGTGGCGCCGGAAACCAATCACAGCGGCGCGTCCAACTCGCTCACCCTGAATCGCCCGCTGGCCGTGCGCACCGCCGCCAACGGCTTCATCTATGTGAACGGCACGCCATCCGACTGCGTGCACGTCGCGCTCACGGGCATCCTCGAGCACCGGCCCGACCTGATCGTCTCGGGCATCAACAACGGCGCCAACATGGGCGACGACACGCTTTATTCGGGCACAGTCGCCGCAGCCACGGAAGGCTATCTCTTCGGCATTCCCGCCATCGCCTTTTCGCAGGTCAACAAGGGCTGGCAGCACATCGACGCCGCCGCGGCCGTCGCGCGCCGGGTGGTCGAGCGCCAGTTGGCCAGTCCGCTGGCCGCGCCCATCCTGCTGAACGTCAACATCCCCAACCTGCCCATCGAAGACATGGGTGACATCCGCGTCACCCGGCTGGGCAAGCGCCATCCCTCCGAGCCGGTCGTGCGCATGACCAGCCCCTATGGCGAGACGGTCTACTGGATCGGTCCGGTGGGCAATGCCCTGGATGCCACGCCGGGCACCGATTTCCATGCCACCGCCGAGGGCGCGGTGTCCATCACGCCGCTGCGCCTGGACCTGACGCATCACGAACAGCTGGCCGAGGTGCGCGGCTGGGCAGGGCCGCTATGA
- a CDS encoding protein-L-isoaspartate(D-aspartate) O-methyltransferase, giving the protein MSNKRSPDPSFWSKPGIGIGPRNAPVASPARGITTSNSNTRILAPATGRPAAVPPSVSVQGMPGNLGLNSDRMRAAMVQRLRQQGIADERVLNAMMAVPRHHFVDEALASRAYEDAALPIGFGQTISQPWVVAHMISAVLRDRAPQRVLEVGAGCGYQAAVLAQLIREVYAIERVRGLYDGTRDRLRRLRLHRVKLSFGDGMAGVPGAAPFDAIVVAAAGIEIPRALLEQLAVGGRLIAPEGTVQQRLVLIERTDVSTWKRTELEAVRFVPLRAGIQS; this is encoded by the coding sequence ATGAGCAACAAGCGTTCCCCCGATCCATCGTTCTGGAGCAAGCCGGGCATCGGCATCGGCCCGCGCAATGCGCCGGTGGCCAGCCCCGCGCGCGGCATCACGACCAGCAACAGCAACACCCGCATCCTGGCGCCGGCCACGGGTCGTCCCGCGGCCGTGCCGCCTTCGGTGTCGGTGCAGGGCATGCCCGGCAACCTGGGCCTGAATTCCGACCGCATGCGCGCGGCCATGGTCCAGCGCCTGCGCCAGCAAGGCATTGCCGACGAGCGTGTGCTGAACGCCATGATGGCCGTGCCGCGCCATCATTTCGTCGACGAGGCGCTGGCCAGCCGTGCCTACGAAGACGCGGCGCTGCCCATCGGCTTCGGCCAGACGATCTCCCAGCCGTGGGTCGTGGCCCACATGATCAGCGCGGTCCTGCGCGACCGCGCGCCGCAGCGCGTGCTGGAGGTCGGCGCGGGTTGCGGCTACCAGGCCGCCGTGCTGGCCCAGCTGATACGCGAGGTCTATGCCATCGAGCGCGTGCGCGGGCTCTATGACGGCACGCGCGACCGCCTGCGCCGGCTGCGTCTGCACCGGGTAAAACTCTCTTTTGGAGACGGCATGGCGGGCGTGCCCGGGGCCGCGCCGTTCGATGCTATCGTTGTGGCGGCCGCAGGCATCGAAATTCCCAGGGCGCTGTTGGAACAACTGGCCGTGGGCGGCCGTCTCATCGCGCCCGAAGGCACGGTGCAACAACGCCTGGTGCTGATAGAACGGACGGACGTTTCCACCTGGAAACGCACGGAATTGGAAGCCGTCAGATTCGTGCCCCTGCGGGCCGGAATACAATCATGA